A single Tachypleus tridentatus isolate NWPU-2018 chromosome 9, ASM421037v1, whole genome shotgun sequence DNA region contains:
- the LOC143225298 gene encoding uncharacterized protein LOC143225298, translated as MKVLFTALVVVVSLTVTNGNSVDMMWKLMCSIKDDSAKVNHLRVCIGERYKQLAEWLPDAAKNCEYSKFPYGNFEEYVREMCKAEREADEKEVIECIENEILKAGAGLDDVMSDSVKNCF; from the exons ATGAAAGTGCTGTTTACAGCTCTTGTTGTGGTCGTAAGCCTGACGGTGACGAACGGCAACTCTGTAGACATGATGTGGAAATTGATGTGCA gtATTAAAGACGATTCTGCAAAAGTGAATCATCTGAGAGTGTGCATTGGGGAACGTTATAAACAACTAGCAGAATGG CTTCCAGATGCAGCTAAAAATTGTGAATATTCAAAATTTCCTTATGGTAATTTTGAAGAGTACGTGAGAGAAATGTGCAAAGCAGAAAGAGAAGCGGATGAGAAG GAAGTAATAGAATGTATCgagaatgaaattttaaaagctgGAGCGGGTCTGGACGATGTAATGTCTGATTCTGTTAAGAACTGTTTCTGA